A single region of the Bacillus cereus genome encodes:
- a CDS encoding LL-diaminopimelate aminotransferase → MTYTLATRMKAFQSSIFSELGAYKKEKIAAGHTMIDLSIGNPDMPPADFVREAMVHTASEKESYGYTLTGIQEFHEAVTEYYNNTHNVILNAEKEVLLLMGSQDGLVHLPMVFANPGDIILVPDPGYTAYETGIQMAGATSYYMPLKKENDFLPNLEVIPEEIANKAKMMILNFPGNPVPAMAHEDFFKEVIAFAKKHNIIVVHDFAYAEFYFDGQKPISFLSVPGAKEVGVEINSLSKSYSLAGSRIGYMIGNEEIVGALTQFKSNTDYGVFLPIQKAASAALRHGASFCEKNRGIYQERRDTLVDGFRQFGWNVDKPAGSMFVWAEIPKGWTSLEFAYALMDRANVVVTPGHAFGPHGEGFVRIALVQDKQVLQQVVENIRNSGIFSLEKVDELVKN, encoded by the coding sequence ATGACTTACACGTTAGCAACTAGAATGAAAGCATTCCAATCTTCTATATTTAGTGAATTAGGGGCCTATAAAAAAGAGAAAATTGCAGCAGGTCATACAATGATTGATTTAAGTATCGGGAATCCCGATATGCCTCCTGCTGATTTCGTAAGAGAAGCAATGGTACATACGGCGAGTGAAAAAGAAAGCTATGGATACACATTAACAGGCATACAAGAATTTCACGAAGCTGTAACTGAATATTACAACAACACTCATAACGTTATATTAAATGCTGAAAAAGAAGTTTTATTATTAATGGGTTCACAAGACGGACTCGTTCATTTACCGATGGTTTTTGCAAATCCGGGTGATATTATATTAGTTCCTGATCCAGGATATACGGCTTATGAAACAGGAATTCAAATGGCCGGCGCAACATCTTACTACATGCCATTAAAGAAAGAAAATGATTTCTTACCTAACTTAGAAGTTATCCCTGAAGAAATTGCCAATAAAGCGAAGATGATGATTTTGAACTTCCCAGGAAATCCAGTTCCAGCAATGGCTCATGAAGATTTCTTTAAAGAGGTAATCGCATTCGCGAAAAAACATAATATTATCGTTGTCCATGATTTTGCTTATGCTGAATTTTATTTTGATGGCCAAAAGCCAATTAGCTTCTTATCTGTACCTGGCGCAAAAGAAGTTGGCGTTGAAATTAATTCTTTATCTAAAAGTTATAGTTTAGCTGGTAGCCGTATTGGTTATATGATTGGTAACGAAGAAATCGTCGGTGCGCTTACGCAATTTAAGTCTAATACAGATTACGGCGTGTTTTTACCAATTCAAAAAGCTGCATCCGCTGCATTACGACACGGCGCTTCGTTTTGTGAGAAAAACCGTGGAATTTACCAAGAACGTAGAGATACTTTAGTAGATGGATTCCGCCAATTTGGTTGGAATGTCGATAAACCAGCTGGAAGTATGTTCGTTTGGGCTGAAATTCCGAAAGGATGGACCTCTCTAGAGTTTGCTTATGCACTTATGGATCGTGCGAATGTCGTTGTCACACCAGGTCATGCATTTGGTCCTCACGGCGAAGGCTTTGTACGTATTGCACTCGTTCAAGATAAACAAGTGTTACAACAAGTTGTTGAAAACATTAGAAATAGCGGTATTTTTTCTCTTGAAAAAGTAGATGAATTAGTTAAAAATTAA
- a CDS encoding 3-hydroxyacyl-ACP dehydratase FabZ family protein yields MNIKDTLPHRYPFLMIDKITNIKESQLATGYKLITNNEWFINESQNHMPHMLIVEALAQLSAFVSTSESDGLGFLSSLDGVEFHEKAYPGDKLDLHYELTRNRRGFILGKGTATVNGQPIVTMAKLLIYQAD; encoded by the coding sequence ATGAATATTAAAGATACTCTTCCCCATCGCTATCCATTTTTAATGATCGATAAAATTACAAACATTAAAGAATCTCAATTAGCTACAGGATACAAACTAATTACAAATAACGAATGGTTTATTAATGAAAGTCAAAACCACATGCCTCATATGTTAATTGTAGAAGCACTTGCCCAACTTAGTGCATTTGTAAGCACAAGTGAATCTGATGGGTTAGGTTTCCTCTCCTCTTTAGATGGAGTTGAATTTCATGAAAAAGCGTATCCTGGTGATAAACTAGATTTACATTATGAGCTAACACGTAACCGACGAGGTTTTATTCTCGGCAAAGGAACTGCAACTGTTAACGGCCAACCAATTGTTACAATGGCGAAACTATTAATTTATCAAGCTGATTAA
- the coaW gene encoding type II pantothenate kinase: MQRAIGIDAGGTLTKIVYYNVENKISFEKFYSYDHQKIKEWLHQNKFITKLCITGGKSAQLQDLLSDSYETVTLNEFDATITGVHYILNKEQQTINNFVLTNIGTGTSIHYVYDKQYVRAGGTGVGGGTIMGLSKLLTNLDHFEDVIPLTKIGSRKSLDITVGDIYGGILSPIDNSLTASNFGKAAITDSNFSSSDIIATVQGLVGEVVTALSLQFAEAKNIEHIVYIGSTLSNNVHLQNIISSYTEYQNKIPVFIQDDGYSGAIGALLHVTK, translated from the coding sequence ATGCAGCGTGCTATCGGGATTGATGCTGGAGGAACATTAACGAAAATTGTTTACTATAACGTAGAGAATAAAATATCTTTTGAAAAATTTTATTCATATGACCACCAAAAGATTAAAGAGTGGCTTCATCAAAACAAATTCATTACAAAACTATGCATTACAGGTGGTAAATCGGCCCAATTGCAAGATCTACTTTCGGATTCATATGAGACAGTAACATTAAATGAATTCGACGCTACTATAACTGGTGTTCACTATATCCTAAACAAAGAACAACAAACTATCAATAATTTTGTATTAACAAATATCGGTACAGGTACATCTATTCACTACGTTTATGACAAGCAATATGTTCGTGCTGGCGGAACTGGAGTTGGCGGCGGTACAATTATGGGACTTTCAAAGCTATTAACAAATTTAGATCATTTTGAAGACGTAATTCCTCTTACAAAAATAGGTTCAAGAAAAAGTCTAGATATTACAGTTGGAGATATTTATGGTGGTATTCTCTCTCCTATCGATAATAGCTTAACAGCTAGCAACTTTGGGAAAGCAGCCATTACAGACTCGAATTTTAGTAGTTCAGATATAATCGCAACCGTTCAAGGACTTGTCGGTGAAGTCGTCACAGCATTAAGCCTTCAATTCGCCGAAGCGAAAAACATTGAACATATCGTTTACATTGGTTCTACCCTAAGTAATAACGTACACCTTCAAAACATTATAAGTAGCTATACAGAATATCAAAATAAAATACCAGTCTTTATACAAGATGATGGGTATAGTGGTGCAATTGGTGCTTTGCTCCATGTTACGAAATAA
- a CDS encoding 2'-5' RNA ligase family protein, whose translation MRTILLFLNNMSTDEIESIREIHDPLFGLIPPHITIVFPFESNISNDELKSHISNLVKGIGTIEIKFASGVTSIGDYLFLEIEQGKEQIEELHDKLYTGPLLPLLRKDIPYIPHVTVGRKESSQLATELARDLPCFHKKLHCVIDRISVERIGENGESIIEFEVPL comes from the coding sequence ATGCGTACAATTTTACTTTTTCTAAATAACATGTCTACTGATGAGATAGAAAGTATTCGAGAAATACACGATCCTTTATTTGGTTTAATTCCTCCTCACATAACAATTGTATTTCCTTTTGAAAGTAATATTTCAAATGATGAATTGAAATCACATATTTCGAATCTGGTAAAAGGGATAGGTACAATTGAGATTAAGTTTGCAAGTGGTGTAACTAGTATAGGAGACTATTTATTTTTAGAAATTGAGCAAGGAAAAGAACAAATAGAAGAGCTACATGATAAATTATATACAGGACCATTACTACCACTTTTGAGAAAAGACATTCCGTACATACCCCATGTAACAGTCGGAAGAAAAGAAAGCTCGCAGTTAGCTACTGAACTAGCAAGGGATCTTCCTTGTTTTCATAAGAAGCTACACTGTGTAATCGATAGAATTAGTGTGGAACGTATTGGGGAGAACGGAGAATCAATTATTGAATTTGAAGTACCATTATAA